The Pseudomonadota bacterium region GAGGGCGAGTTGAACGAACTGGGCATCTACCAGTACAACCAGCTCGTCGAACTGAGCGACAGCGACATCGCCTGGCTCGAAGAGCGCATCTCCGGCGTGCGGGTGCGCCTCGAGCGGGACGACTGGATCGGTCAGGCGAAAGCGCTTGACGACGCCGCGCGAAAAGGCGGCGACCAGTCGGCCGCCTGACACCGTCCGGCGTCCGGCACGACACAGGGCGGCCCTCGGGCCGCCCTTTTTTTAGGTTCATCGCGCTTTACCGGGAAACGCGTCTTTGATCTTCAGGAAGAAGTACTCAGTGTCCCGGTAGCCGTAGCCCATCCGTTTGATGACCTTGATGCGGTTGTTCACACCTTCCAGCACACTCGTGTTCAGCCGATAGA contains the following coding sequences:
- a CDS encoding transposase, which translates into the protein YRLNTSVLEGVNNRIKVIKRMGYGYRDTEYFFLKIKDAFPGKAR